One genomic region from Prunus persica cultivar Lovell chromosome G3, Prunus_persica_NCBIv2, whole genome shotgun sequence encodes:
- the LOC18783067 gene encoding ATP-dependent 6-phosphofructokinase 6 codes for MASSASISRPRFRCFDPTSSYPATADHPRYFSSAVSLSSSSSSSSSSSSSSPRENGFRDTMAISNNSEPKIVPGEGGYVLEDVPHLVDYIPDLPTYPNPLQDNPSYSVVKQYFVNADDTVAQKIVVHKDSPRGTHFRRSGPRQKVYFESDEVHACIVTCGGLCPGLNTVIRELVCGLNHMYHVKRILGIEGGYRGFYARNTIPLTPKVVNDIHKRGGTILGTSRGGHDTSKIVDSIQDRGINQVYVIGGDGTQRGAAVIFEEIRRRGLKVAVAGIPKTIDNDIPVIDKSFGFDSAVEEAQRAINAAHVEAESVENGIGVVKLMGRYSGFIAMYATLASRDVDCCLIPESPFYLEGPGGLYEYIEKRLKEDGHIVIVIAEGAGDVLLSESLPKDEQDASGNKLLQDVGLWLSQNIKDHFSKRRKMNITLKYIDPTYMIRAIPGNASDNVYCTLLAHSAIHGAMAGYTGFTVGPVNGRHAYIPFCRVTERQNKVVITDRMWARLLSSTNQPSFLDPKEVAKKVAETKKEDTEAEAQLIDAENHVEATASSDPKDCSVCDPNV; via the exons ATGGCCAGTTCTGCCTCCATTTCAAGGCCCAGGTTCCGCTGCTTCGACCCGACCAGCTCTTACCCTGCGACTGCTGATCACCCCCGCTACTTCTCCTCCGCCGTTTCTCTCAGCTCCAGCTCCAGTTCCAGTTCCAGTTCCAGTTCCAGTTCTCCCAGAGAGAACGGCTTCAGGGACACGATGGCAATTTCCAACAACTCCGAGCCCAAAATCGTCCCCGGCGAGGGTGGCTACGTTCTCGAAGATGTTCCTCACTTGGTTGATTACATCCCTGACCTCCCT ACATACCCCAATCCATTACAAGACAATCCTTCCTATTCAGTTGTTAA GCAGTATTTCGTTAATGCGGATGATACCGTTGCCCAAAAG ATTGTTGTTCATAAGGATAGCCCAAGAGGGACACACTTTCGGCGCTCTGGACCACGTCAAAAG GTATATTTCGAATCAGATGAAGTGCATGCATGTATTGTGACATGTGGTGGTCTATGTCCAGGCCTAAATACAGTTATTAGAGAACTAGTATGTGGGTTAAACCACATGTATCATGTCAAAAGAATTCTTGGAATAGAG GGTGGATACAGAGGTTTTTATGCCAGAAATACAATCCCCTTAACACCAAAGGTTGTGAATGACATCCACAAACGTGGTGGTACCATCCTTGGGACATCACGAGGGGGCCATGATACCTCTAAGATTGTGGACAGCATTCAGGACAGAGGAATCAATCAG GTTTATGTAATTGGAGGAGATGGAACTCAGAGAGGAGCTGCGGTGATTTTTGAG GAAATCAGGAGGCGTGGCCTCAAAGTTGCAGTGGCAGGAATTCCCAAAACCATTGATAATGACATTCCG GTTATAGACAAGTCCTTTGGTTTTGACTCTGCTGTTGAGGAGGCTCAACGAGCCATAAATGCAGCTCATGTTGAAGCCGAAAGCGTTGAGAATGGTATTGGCGTTGTCAAGTTAATGGGCCGCTACAGTG GATTCATAGCAATGTATGCTACTCTTGCCAGCCGAGATGTGGATTGTTGCCTGATTCCAGAATCACCTTTTTATCTGGAAGGACCTGGTGGACTTTATGAATACATTGAAAAAAGACTCAAAGAGGATGGCCACATCGTTATAGTAATAGCTGAAGGTGCAGGAGATGTTCTTCTTTCTGAAAGCCTGCCTAAAGATGAGCAGGATGCTTCGGGAAATAAGCTTCTTCAAGATGTTGGCCTGTGGTTATCGCAGAATATTAAG GACCACTTCTCAAAACGGAGAAAGATGAATATAACTCTCAAATATATAG ATCCCACTTACATGATCCGTGCTATTCCAGGCAATGCATCTGATAATGTATATTGCACCCTTCTTGCTCACAGTGCCATTCATGGTGCGATGGCAGGATACACGGGCTTCACTGTTGGGCCTGTTAATGGAAGGCATGCTTATATTCCATTCTGT CGTGTGACCGAGAGGCAGAACAAGGTTGTGATTACTGACAGAATGTGGGCACGGTTATTATCATCAACCAATCAGCCAAGCTTCTTGGATCCTAAAGAGGTCGCCAAAAAGGTCGCCGAAACGAAGAAAGAGGATACAGAAGCCGAAGCCCAACTGATAGATGCGGAAAACCATGTTGAAGCAACTGCATCGTCTGACCCAAAGGACTGCAGCGTCTGTGACCCAAACGTGTAG
- the LOC18782179 gene encoding mitochondrial-processing peptidase subunit alpha, producing MYKAASRLRALKGRAGNVGATRFATSAAAIKPASGGIFSWLTGESSSTLPPLETQLPGVNLPPALPDHVQPSKTQITTLSNGVKIASETSPSPAASIGLYVDSGSIYETPESSGASHLLERLAFKSTTNRSHLRIVREVEAIGGHIGASASREQMGYTFDAIKTYVPQMVELLVDAVRNPAFLEWEVNEELKKVRAEIGELSNNPQGLLLEAIHSAGYSGALANPLLASEAALNRLNGSVLEDFVAENYTARRIVLAASGVDHEEIVSIAEPLLSDLPSGPRSEEPQSKYVGGEYRLQASPSETHIALAFEVPGGWRQEKQAILLTVLQLLMGGGGSFSAGGPGKGMHSRLYLRVLNKFQEIQSFSAFNSIFNDSGLFGIYASSASEFGSELVDIAAKELLSIATPGQVTDVQLKRAKESTKAAVLMNLESRMIASEDIGRQVLTYGERKPVEHFLKTVEEVSLTDITTIAQKIISSPLTMASFGNVSNVPSYESVSRHFHAK from the exons ATGTACAAAGCAGCCTCACGACTCAGGGCTCTCAAG GGCCGTGCCGGAAATGTGGGGGCCACCAGGTTTGCAACAAGTGCAGCTGCTATAAAGCCAGCCTCAGGGGGTATCTTTAGCTGGCTGACGGGGGAAAGCTCCAGTACTCTTCCTCCTTTGGAAACCCAACTCCCAGGTGTTAACCTTCCTCCTGCACTACCTGATCATGTTCAGCCAAGCAAGACTCAGATTACAACTCTGTCGAATGGTGTTAAAATAGCTTCAGAAACATCACCG AGTCCTGCGGCCTCCATTGGATTATATGTTGATTCCGGTTCCATATATGAGACACCCGAGTCGAGTGGGGCTTCACACTTGTTAGAGCGACTGGCTTTTAAGAGTACAACCAACCGGAGCCACTTACGCATTGTGAGGGAAGTGGAAGCAATTGGTGGTCACATAGGAGCCAGTGCCTCTAGGGAGCAAATGGGATACACTTTTGATGCTATCAAAACCTATGTTCCTCAAATGGTGGAACTGCTTGTTGACGCAGTGAGGAATCCTGCCTTCTTGGAATGGGAGGTCAATGAAGAG CTGAAGAAGGTGCGGGCAGAGATTGGTGAACTATCTAACAATCCTCAGGGCTTACTCCTGGAGGCAATTCATTCTGCTGGTTATTCTGGTGCACTGGCAAATCCTCTTCTGGCTTCGGAAGCAGCACTGAACAGATTGAATGGCAGTGTCTTGGAGGACTTTGTTGCT GAGAATTATACGGCTCGTCGGATTGTTCTTGCAGCTTCAGGGGTCGATCATGAGGAGATTGTATCTATTGCAGAACCACTTCTTTCTGACCTACCTAGTGGGCCCCGCTCTGAGGAGCCACAATCTAAATATGTTGGAGGAGAGTATCGTCTTCAAGCTAGTCCATCG GAGACCCATATAGCTCTTGCTTTTGAAGTTCCCGGTGGCTGGCGACAAGAGAAGCAAGCCATCCTTTTGACGGTTCTCCAG TTGCTTATGGGAGGTGGTGGTTCTTTCTCTGCTGGGGGACCTGGAAAGGGGATGCACTCAAGGCTAT ATCTCCGCGTTTTGAATAAGTTTCAAGAGATTCAGTCCTTCTCTGCCTTCAACAGCATCTTCAATGATTCTGGGCTGTTTGGCATTTATGCTAGCTCT GCCAGTGAATTTGGATCAGAACTAGTTGATATAGCAGCTAAAGAATTACTTTCAATTGCAACACCTGGACAAG TTACGGACGTACAGCTTAAACGTGCCAAGGAGTCCACAAAGGCTGCAGTCTTAATGAATCTAGAATCTAGA ATGATTGCATCAGAGGACATAGGGAGGCAGGTTTTGACGTACGGAGAGAG GAAACCTGTGGAGCATTTCTTGAAGACAGTAGAAGAAGTGAGTTTGACAGATATTACTACAATTGCGCAAAAGATTATTTCTTCACCTCTAACAATGGCATCATTTGGCAATG TTTCGAATGTCCCCAGTTACGAATCAGTTAGCAGACATTTCCATGCAAAATGA
- the LOC18781972 gene encoding pentatricopeptide repeat-containing protein At1g51965, mitochondrial, whose amino-acid sequence MTPRRHLRLLGLTKPTRSTTSVPTMRRHYATKYTAKITSTSPTGLSVSAEVTPPPPLPTDIRGYALPRRDLICKATQILLRQSPSATSSDPFSDLSDYLSSLSLHLTSSEASEILKSLNCPDLAIRFFRFCPSLSPNFHHDPFTCNRLLLILSKSTSPARFDLARSILRDMDRSNIRGNISTVNILIGLFGDTEDLQTCIGLVKKWCLNMNCYTYKCLLQAFLRSYESTKAFDTYLEMRRRGYKLDIFGYNMLLDALAKDEKVERAYKVFDDMKKKHCEPDEFTYTIMIRMSGKLGKGDESLGLFQEMITRGCSPNMIVYNTMIQALARSKMVEKAIIVFSKMVENNCRPNEFTYSVILNVLVAEGQLGRFDKVVEMSKKYMTKSIYAYLVRTLSKLGHAGEAHRLFCNMWSFHDRGDRDAYMSMLESLCSAGKTAEAIDMLSNIHEKGVTTDTMMYNTVLSALGRLKQVSHLSELYEKMKLDGPEPDIFTYNILISSYGRAGKVDEAVTIFEQLENSDCKPDIISYNSLINCLGKNGDVDEAHMRFKEMQEKGFSPDVVTYSTLIECFGKTDRVEMACRLFEDMLAQGCYPNIVTYNILLDCLERCGRTAEAVDLYAKLKQQGLTPDSITYAVLERLQSGSHRRVRVRRQSPITGWVVSPLR is encoded by the exons ATGACACCCCGCCGCCATCTGAGGCTCCTCGGCCTCACCAAACCCACGCGCTCAACCACCTCCGTTCCCACCATGCGCCGCCACTACGCCACAAAGTACACTGCCAAGATAACCTCAACCTCCCCAACGGGCCTCTCCGTCTCCGCCGAGGTGACACCACCACCGCCCCTCCCCACAGACATCCGCGGCTACGCTCTCCCGCGACGCGACCTCATCTGCAAAGCCACCCAAATCCTCCTTCGCCAGTCACCTTCCGCCACGTCGTCCGACCCCTTCTCCGACCTCTCCGACTAcctctcctccctctccctcCACCTCACCTCATCCGAAGCCTCCGAAATCCTGAAATCCCTCAACTGCCCCGACCTCGCCATTAGATTCTTCCGGTTTTGTCCCTCGCTTTCCCCGAATTTCCACCATGACCCCTTCACCTGCAACCGCCTCCTCCTCATTCTCTCCAAGTCCACCTCCCCTGCCCGGTTCGACCTCGCCCGGTCGATCCTCCGCGACATGGACCGCTCCAACATACGTGGCAACATCTCCACCGTCAACATCCTCATAGGCCTGTTCGGCGACACTGAAGACTTGCAGACGTGTATTGGGTTGGTGAAGAAATGGTGTCTCAACATGAACTGCTACACTTACAAGTGCTTGCTTCAGGCCTTCTTGCGCTCTTACGAATCCACCAAAGCCTTCGATACTTATCTGGAAATGCGGCGTCGTGGTTATAAGCTCGATATTTTTGGCTACAACATGTTGTTGGATGCGCTAGccaaagacgaaaag GTTGAGCGTGCATACAAGGTGTTTGatgatatgaagaagaagcattGCGAGCCGGATGAGTTTACGTACACGATCATGATCAGAATGAGTGGGAAATTGGGCAAAGGTGATGAGTCTCTGGGGTTGTTTCAGGAGATGATAACAAGGGGTTGCAGTCCTAATATGATTGTTTACAATACTATGATTCAGGCTCTTGCTAGGAGCAAGATGGTTGAGAAGGCCATCATTGTGTTCTCAAAAATGGTGGAGAACAATTGCAGGCCTAATGAGTTTACGTACAGTGtgattttgaatgttttggtTGCTGAAGGGCAGCTGGGTAGGTTTGATAAGGTGGTGGAGATGTCGAAGAAATACATGACTAAGTCAATATACGCGTATCTTGTGAGGACGTTGAGTAAATTGGGTCATGCCGGTGAAGCTCACCGGCTGTTCTGCAATATGTGGAGCTTCCATGACAGAGGGGATCGGGACGCGTACATGTCAATGTTGGAGAGTCTGTGTAGTGCTGGTAAAACCGCGGAGGCCATTGACATGCTGAGTAACATTCATGAGAAAGGGGTAACTACTGATACTATGATGTACAACACAGTTTTATCAGCTCTTGGAAGGTTGAAGCAGGTATCTCATCTCAGTGAACTGTATGAAAAGATGAAACTTGACGGCCCCGAACCTGACATATTTACGTACAATATTCTGATTTCGAGCTATGGTAGAGCTGGGAAGGTTGATGAGGCTGTGACCATATTTGAACAGCTTGAGAACAGCGATTGTAAACCTGATATCATCTCTTACAATTCATTGATCAACTGCCTTGGCAAGAACGGTGATGTGGATGAAGCCCACATGAGGTTTAAGGAGATGCAAGAGAAGGGTTTTAGCCCTGATGTTGTCACCTACAGCACTCTCATCGAGTGCTTCGGCAAGACAGATAGGGTTGAAATGGCATGCAGGTTGTTCGAGGACATGCTTGCTCAAGGCTGCTACCCTAACATTGTAACATACAACATCTTGCTCGACTGTCTTGAGAGGTGTGGGAGGACTGCTGAGGCAGTGGATCTGTATGCAAAGCTTAAGCAGCAGGGGTTGACACCGGATTCAATTACATATGCCGTGCTTGAACGATTGCAGAGTGGTTCACATAGGAGAGTCAGAGTTCGCAGGCAGAGTCCGATCACAGGTTGGGTTGTAAGCCCTTTAAGATGA
- the LOC18781736 gene encoding 28S ribosomal protein S9, mitochondrial: MLSRLLPKPSHFSRLTLISSKFHPPPQPQNPVFTTFVPRFFSSDNGKGPSQSDVWKLSQETDGKFDPLFGEISGDVSGVADSGEAGEADSWLKEKGGEEWETVAGYKPWSLGEEEKSDLFDIGEGVQTVAATDGEIRRGSREEIEKAEEAKRLEKEEQELTAVLKGPNRAFGDLVAASGITDEMLDTLIALKDFQGINGLPPLREIEDIRYEKSTRKSSRAEIERQKQEEAAKARVRQVDDKGRAYGTGRRKCSVARVWIQPGDGKFTINDKQFDVYFPMLDHRAALLRPFSETKTLGLWDIECTVQGGGTTGQVGAIQLGVSRALQNWEPDLRPALRDSGFLTRDSRVVERKKPGKAKARKSFQWVKR, encoded by the exons ATGCTCTCTCGTCTGCTCCCCAAACCCTCCCATTTCTCTCGCCTAACCCTAATCTCCTCAAAGTTCCACCCACctccccaaccccaaaaccctgTTTTCACTACCTTCGTGCCGAGGTTCTTCTCAAGTGACAATGGCAAGGGCCCCTCCCAATCCGATGTTTGGAAACTTTCTCAGGAAACTGATGGAAAGTTCGACCCTTTGTTCGGTGAGATCTCCGGGGACGTTTCCGGAGTCGCCGATTCCGGCGAGGCTGGCGAGGCAGATTCGTGGTTGAAAGAGAAAGGCGGGGAGGAGTGGGAGACGGTGGCGGGGTACAAGCCTTGGAGCTTgggagaggaggagaagagTGACTTGTTCGATATCGGTGAGGGTGTACAGACTGTTGCTGCAACCGACGGTGAGATTCGCAGGGGCAGTAGAGAGGAGATTGAGAAGGCTGAGGAGGCTAAGAGGCTTGAGAAAGAGGAGCAGGAGCTCACTGCTGTTCTCAAAG GTCCAAATCGTGCATTTGGTGACCTTGTTGCTGCATCTGGAATCACAGATGAAATGCTTGACACTTTGATTGCATTGAAGGATTTTCAAGGGATAAATGGATTGCCCCCTCTAAGAGAAATAGAAGACATTCGTTATGAGAAAAGTACCAGAAAATCCTCAAGAGCTGAAATAGAGCGCCAGAAACAGGAGGAAGCTGCAAAAGCAAGAGTGAGACAAGTAGACGACAAGGGGAGAGCTTATGGAACAGGAAGAAGGAAATGCAGTGTAGCACGTGTCTGGATTCAACCTGGTGATGGGAAATTCACGATTAATGATAAACAATTTGATGTCTATTTCCCAATGCTTGACCATCGTGCTGCCCTTCTTCGACCTTTCTCTGAGACAAAAACATTGGGCCTTTGGGACATCGAGTGTACTGTTCAAGGAGGTGGCACCACAG GTCAAGTTGGAGCAATTCAATTAGGAGTAAGCAGGGCCTTGCAAAATTGGGAACCCGACTTGCGTCCTGCACTAAGAGATT CTGGTTTCTTGACAAGGGACTCACGTGTGGtggaaaggaaaaaaccaGGAAAAGCAAAGGCAAGGAAGAGCTTCCAATGGGTCAAGCGTTGA
- the LOC18782247 gene encoding acid phosphatase 1, translating into MEILPVALVFFLATIVSTTQGYEPVLTHHIHLLTPKTGGARGSVPGLSCLSWRLAVETNNIINWKTVPAECEGYVGHYMLGHQYRKDSKVVTNGAWLYAKSLNLTKDGKNVWVFDIDETTLSNLPYYAVNGFGTELYNATSFDEWVLKGTAPALPESLKLYQKLLTLGVKVVFLTGRGEDKRNVTTTNLKNVGYHTWEKLILKGSAYTGKTSYVYKSAERTKLVKSGFRIIGNAGDQWSDILGTNVGNRTFKLPDPMYYIS; encoded by the exons ATGGAAATATTGCCAGTAGCACTAGTCTTCTTCCTTGCCACAATTGTATCAACCACCCAAGGTTATGAGCCAGTTCTAACCCACCATATCCATCTCCTCACGCCAAAAACGGGAGGAGCCAGAGGCAGCGTCCCCGGCTTGTCTTGCCTGAGTTGGCGGTTGGCGGTGGAAACTAACAACATTATTAACTGGAAGACTGTTCCAGCAGAATGTGAAGGGTATGTAGGGCACTACATGCTTGGCCACCAGTACAGAAAAGACTCAAAAGTGGTCACTAATGGGGCTTGGCTCTATGCTAAGAGTCTCAATCTTACAAAGGATGGCAAGAATGTGTGGGTGTTTGATATTGATGAAACTACACTCTCTAATCTACCTTATTATGCTGTTAACGGATTTGG gACTGAGTTATACAATGCCACTTCATTCGATGAATGGGTCTTAAAAGGCACAGCCCCAGCTTTGCCTGAGAGTCTCAAGCTCTACCAAAAGCTTTTGACACTTGGAGTCAAGGTTGTGTTCTTAACAGGAAGAGGAGAAGATAAAAGAAATGTCACAACCACCAATCTCAAAAATGTCGGATATCACACTTGGGAGAAGCTTATACTCAA GGGGTCTGCTTATACTGGGAAGACATCGTATGTGTATAAATCAGCAGAGAGAACTAAGCTTGTGAAGAGTGGATTTAGAATTATTGGAAATGCAGGTGATCAATGGAGCGATATCTTGGGGACAAATGTTGGCAATCGGACCTTCAAGTTGCCTGATCCAATGTATTACATTAGTTGA